DNA from Marinagarivorans cellulosilyticus:
TGATGCAAATACAACAATTAATGAAAAAGCATCGATTACAGCTAATGATGATCACGACGAGCATGAGCATGAAGGCCATGACAATCATAATCACGGAGGAGAATCCGAAGGGCGATTATTAATAATAAACAGTGATGATTCTGAAGCCGACATCTACGATTTGGCTGATGGCGACCTCATCACAACACTCGCTTTGGATGCAGTACCTAGCGCGGTTTATGCCTCTGCGGGTTATCGACTTGCGGCACTCATCGAGCGCAACAACGACAAAGTCGGCTTTATTGATGGTGGTTTGTGGCAAGTCGCCCACAACGACCACTTCGATTTAATAACTACGATGCCCAGCCTATCTAACTTCAGTTTAACCGGCAGTCGGCCTACGCACTTTGTGCCTCACGAAGGCCAAGTTGCGCTATTTTTAGACGGCAATACAGATACTGGATCAAATGCCAGCATTCAAGTGTTTGATGATCATGTAATTGAAGGGCTAGAAGCGCCTCTCACTATTGCACTCACCATGCCGCAGCACGGTGTTGCTGAACCTCGAGGCGAGCACGTGTTGGCAAGCCTTCGCCGTGACGATACCGTTTCTAGCTCCAATAATTTTAACCTACCAGATCAGGTCGGCGTCTATCATCTGCATGACGGCGAATATATTCTAGAGCAAACTTTAGATGTTAACTGCCCCGACCTGCACGGTGCTGCACAAAACGAAAACCATATTGTATTCGGTTGTAGTGATGGCGTATTGCTCGTTACCGATAATGGAAATGATACATACAGCGCGCAAAAACTGTTAAATACAGAAGATGTTGCCGACGGATTGCGCATAGGCAGCCTATGGGGCAACCCCGAAAGCGGTCAATTTATTGCCAAAGCTAGCGCGCATTCGGGCAGTACAGCGCAATTTTTTATGATTGACCCTACCGAAATGGAAATGGAGCTTATCGACTGGCAGCCAATGCCGGGAGCACAATCAGTTGCGAGCCAGTTTTCTTTTGAAGCGGAGCACTTTGTTATTTTGGACGACCAAGGCTACCTAACCACCATAGAGCCTCACCTTGATGGTGATCACACGCACTGGGAGTATGGCGAGCGACTAGATATTACCGATGCAGATGTCAGCACTTTGAGCGAAGGCATGAAATTTTCTATGACGCTCGCCCAAAATGAACACACAGTCTATATTGCCGACCCACTAGAGCAGCATGTACGAATCATCGACTTAGAACTATTGCAAGTCGTCAGCGATCTTGAACTTGACTACATCCCCGCCATGATTACTTGGCTTGGTATTGGCGAGAGTCATGATCATTAATATTCATTTTTCTTTAGCATAGTTTTTGGCGGAAGCTTAGCTTCCGCCATCGCCTAAGGACACTTCTAAAAATGCATCTTGTTTGCGACGGAGGCACTTATATTAACTTAAAGCCAGATCCTTAGT
Protein-coding regions in this window:
- a CDS encoding 5-methyltetrahydrofolate--homocysteine methyltransferase — encoded protein: MPPFFIKQLALSLTASAVIMALTGCGDANTTINEKASITANDDHDEHEHEGHDNHNHGGESEGRLLIINSDDSEADIYDLADGDLITTLALDAVPSAVYASAGYRLAALIERNNDKVGFIDGGLWQVAHNDHFDLITTMPSLSNFSLTGSRPTHFVPHEGQVALFLDGNTDTGSNASIQVFDDHVIEGLEAPLTIALTMPQHGVAEPRGEHVLASLRRDDTVSSSNNFNLPDQVGVYHLHDGEYILEQTLDVNCPDLHGAAQNENHIVFGCSDGVLLVTDNGNDTYSAQKLLNTEDVADGLRIGSLWGNPESGQFIAKASAHSGSTAQFFMIDPTEMEMELIDWQPMPGAQSVASQFSFEAEHFVILDDQGYLTTIEPHLDGDHTHWEYGERLDITDADVSTLSEGMKFSMTLAQNEHTVYIADPLEQHVRIIDLELLQVVSDLELDYIPAMITWLGIGESHDH